A genomic window from Flavobacterium sp. I3-2 includes:
- the brnQ gene encoding branched-chain amino acid transport system II carrier protein — protein sequence MQNKNTFVILTLGFALFAMFFGAGNLILPPYIGLLAKDNWFEAILGFAASGIIAPFLGIIAVLKSGDSFTDLGKRVNLKMALVLATIIMLCIGPLVAIPRTGATTYEVGILPLIPNASAIWSSVIFFAIVLVLSISPSKIVDIIGSYLTPLLLILLTILVLVGIFNPQILPKATEISSSTDFAMAFQEGYQTMDVLASVIFAGIIISAAKQKGFVNLKDRTNVVLKSGILAMGCLLFIYGGLIYLGATTDYEFSESSSRTQLLLHISNSILGSYGTLAISISMALACLTTAIALTCAVGTFFAELTNNKLGYTEGVILCTLISALFSINSVDDIIAYAGSILGFVYPITFALVIYVVLFGNKVTQKMPYVVALLITTFISAFRVLEHFNIGAEKIRYYKDFLPLGNHNLEWVIPSFIGFVITYLVTKASKKNLVTT from the coding sequence ATGCAAAATAAAAATACATTCGTAATCCTTACACTTGGATTTGCTTTGTTTGCTATGTTTTTTGGAGCTGGGAATTTAATATTACCTCCTTATATCGGTTTGTTAGCAAAAGATAATTGGTTTGAAGCTATTTTGGGTTTTGCAGCTTCGGGTATAATTGCTCCGTTTCTTGGTATTATCGCAGTTTTAAAATCGGGCGATTCATTTACTGATTTAGGTAAACGCGTAAATTTAAAAATGGCATTAGTACTTGCAACAATTATCATGTTATGTATTGGTCCATTGGTTGCCATTCCCAGAACTGGAGCTACAACTTACGAAGTTGGAATTCTACCTTTAATACCCAATGCTTCTGCAATTTGGTCGTCTGTTATTTTCTTTGCAATTGTTTTGGTTTTGTCTATTTCACCTTCCAAAATTGTCGATATTATTGGTTCGTATTTGACGCCATTACTTTTAATTCTTTTAACTATTTTGGTTTTAGTCGGAATTTTTAATCCTCAAATTTTACCAAAGGCAACCGAAATTTCAAGTTCAACAGATTTTGCGATGGCATTTCAAGAAGGATATCAAACCATGGATGTTTTGGCTTCTGTTATTTTTGCCGGAATTATTATTTCTGCTGCCAAGCAAAAAGGGTTCGTAAATTTAAAAGACCGAACAAATGTTGTTTTAAAATCGGGAATTTTAGCCATGGGATGTTTGTTGTTTATTTACGGCGGATTGATTTATCTTGGTGCTACAACCGATTATGAGTTTTCAGAATCGTCATCAAGAACCCAGTTGTTACTTCATATATCTAATTCCATTTTAGGTTCATACGGAACATTAGCAATCAGTATTTCTATGGCATTAGCTTGTTTAACTACAGCTATTGCTTTGACTTGCGCGGTAGGAACTTTCTTTGCTGAATTGACAAATAATAAATTAGGATATACCGAAGGTGTTATTTTATGTACTTTGATTTCAGCTTTGTTTTCTATTAATTCTGTAGATGATATTATAGCTTACGCAGGTTCGATTTTAGGATTTGTTTATCCGATTACATTTGCATTGGTTATTTACGTGGTTTTATTCGGAAATAAAGTCACACAAAAAATGCCTTATGTTGTTGCTTTGTTAATTACGACGTTTATTTCTGCTTTTAGAGTTTTGGAACATTTTAATATTGGAGCTGAAAAAATCAGATATTATAAAGATTTTTTACCTTTAGGAAATCATAATCTAGAATGGGTAATTCCTTCGTTTATCGGATTTGTGATAACCTACTTGGTAACAAAAGCTTCTAAGAAGAATTTAGTTACTACTTAG
- the lgt gene encoding prolipoprotein diacylglyceryl transferase — MITSMHMIWNPSEGIDLGFFKLRYYSLMFVVAFGLGWYLMKKVYDREGETTDNLDKLFIYTVFATLIGARLGHVFFYDWDYYKNHLAEIILPIRFSPKFEIVGFSGLASHGAAIAIILVMIYYSRNVIKKPILWILDRITIPIAIGGMFVRFGNFFNSEIIGYETSSSFGIKFIRDKFSAQDAINATGIQDVNKAYEAIATNPQFAPLLEAVVAKHPTQLYEAFGYFITFLIVLYLYWKTDARLYLGRIFGVFLILLWGVRFIVEYVKESQGGFEETLGFFSTGQWLSIPFIILGIYLLITSKQKKASQ; from the coding sequence ATGATTACATCAATGCATATGATTTGGAATCCATCAGAAGGAATTGATTTAGGATTTTTCAAATTACGTTATTATAGTTTAATGTTTGTTGTTGCCTTTGGTCTAGGTTGGTACTTAATGAAAAAAGTTTACGACCGCGAAGGAGAAACCACAGACAATTTAGACAAACTTTTTATTTATACCGTTTTTGCTACTTTAATTGGTGCACGATTAGGACATGTTTTCTTTTATGATTGGGATTATTATAAAAATCATTTAGCAGAAATTATTTTACCAATTCGTTTTTCACCGAAATTTGAAATCGTAGGTTTTTCTGGATTAGCAAGTCACGGAGCTGCAATTGCAATTATTTTAGTGATGATTTATTACAGCAGAAATGTGATTAAAAAACCAATTTTATGGATTTTAGACAGAATCACCATTCCAATTGCAATTGGCGGAATGTTTGTACGATTTGGTAACTTTTTCAATTCAGAAATTATCGGTTATGAAACCTCTTCTTCATTCGGAATCAAATTCATAAGAGACAAGTTCTCTGCACAAGATGCCATAAATGCAACAGGTATTCAAGATGTTAATAAAGCATACGAAGCAATTGCTACAAACCCACAATTTGCACCTTTGTTAGAAGCTGTAGTAGCAAAACATCCAACACAATTATACGAAGCTTTTGGGTACTTTATAACTTTTTTAATTGTTTTATATTTATATTGGAAAACAGACGCAAGATTATATTTAGGAAGAATTTTCGGAGTTTTCTTAATTCTGCTTTGGGGAGTTCGTTTCATTGTTGAATATGTTAAAGAAAGTCAAGGTGGATTCGAAGAAACACTAGGATTTTTCTCAACAGGACAATGGTTAAGTATTCCGTTTATTATTTTAGGAATATACCTACTAATAACTTCAAAGCAAAAAAAGGCTTCACAATAA
- the yidD gene encoding membrane protein insertion efficiency factor YidD — MKTLQKILIFPFIFLIRFYQVCISPFTPSACRFSPTCSSYTLQALKKYGLFKGGWLGIKRIASCHPWGKSGYDPVP, encoded by the coding sequence ATGAAAACACTTCAAAAAATACTAATATTTCCGTTTATCTTTCTGATTCGTTTTTATCAAGTTTGTATTTCACCATTCACACCTTCGGCCTGTAGGTTTTCACCTACTTGCTCAAGCTATACTTTACAAGCTTTAAAAAAATACGGCCTTTTTAAAGGTGGATGGTTAGGAATAAAACGCATTGCAAGTTGTCATCCTTGGGGAAAAAGCGGATACGACCCAGTTCCGTAA
- the rpmG gene encoding 50S ribosomal protein L33, with protein sequence MAKKGNRIQVILECTEHKGTGLPGTSRYITTKNKKNTPDRLEIKKFNPILKRVTVHKEIK encoded by the coding sequence ATGGCAAAAAAAGGAAACAGAATCCAGGTTATTTTAGAATGTACTGAGCACAAAGGGACTGGTTTACCAGGAACATCTCGTTACATCACTACAAAAAATAAAAAAAATACTCCAGATAGATTAGAGATTAAAAAATTCAATCCAATCTTAAAAAGAGTTACAGTTCATAAAGAAATTAAATAA
- a CDS encoding CinA family nicotinamide mononucleotide deamidase-related protein — translation MKAAIVTIGDEILIGQIVDTNSAFIAKALDEVGFKIIESVSISDTEHAISETMLRFQNQVDLVVMTGGLGPTKDDVTKKTFCSYFNDVLISDDEVLKHVTILIEDFYKRKITQMNKDQALVPSQATVLFNKVGTAPGMLMQKEQTYFVSLPGVPYEMKYLVSEVLIPYVSNIFTPYYNVHQTIITHGVGESLLAERITEWENNLPEFISLAYLPSPRMVKLRLSTSGYDKLLLESAIQEQVNKLKPLITDCLIGLNENETIFKVVSDLLKQHDLTIACAESCTGGQIAKLLNEIPGASAYFNGGVVTYATQSKIDVLGVSKILIDEYSVVSEQVALAMALGAQRLFKTNMAIATTGNAGPSKGDADVEVGTVCMAIVSKFGNKTFTFNFGQPREKVVDSAVNKAFEIVREEIIKNIS, via the coding sequence ATGAAAGCAGCAATTGTTACTATTGGCGATGAAATTTTAATTGGTCAGATTGTAGATACCAACTCGGCATTTATTGCAAAAGCTTTAGATGAAGTTGGTTTTAAAATTATTGAATCGGTTTCGATTTCTGACACCGAACATGCGATTTCCGAAACTATGTTACGTTTTCAGAATCAAGTAGATTTGGTTGTGATGACTGGTGGTTTAGGACCTACAAAAGACGATGTCACCAAGAAAACATTTTGCTCTTATTTCAACGATGTTTTGATTTCAGATGACGAAGTTCTAAAACACGTAACCATTTTAATTGAAGATTTTTACAAACGTAAAATCACACAAATGAATAAAGACCAAGCTTTGGTACCATCTCAAGCAACCGTTTTATTCAATAAAGTTGGAACTGCACCGGGCATGTTAATGCAAAAAGAGCAAACGTATTTTGTTTCGCTCCCTGGAGTTCCGTACGAAATGAAGTATTTGGTTTCAGAAGTTTTGATTCCGTATGTTTCAAACATATTTACTCCTTATTATAATGTGCATCAAACGATAATCACACATGGAGTTGGTGAAAGTTTACTTGCAGAACGCATTACCGAATGGGAAAATAATTTACCTGAATTTATTTCCTTAGCTTATTTACCAAGTCCGCGAATGGTTAAGTTGCGTTTGTCGACTTCGGGTTACGATAAGTTGCTTTTAGAAAGTGCCATTCAAGAACAAGTAAATAAATTAAAACCTTTAATTACCGATTGTTTAATTGGTTTAAATGAAAATGAAACGATTTTTAAAGTGGTTTCTGATTTATTAAAGCAGCATGATTTAACGATTGCTTGCGCTGAAAGTTGTACAGGTGGACAAATTGCAAAACTGCTGAATGAAATTCCTGGAGCTTCTGCTTATTTTAATGGTGGAGTTGTAACTTATGCAACGCAATCAAAGATTGACGTTTTAGGAGTTTCTAAAATTTTGATTGATGAATATTCTGTAGTTAGCGAACAGGTTGCCTTAGCAATGGCTTTAGGCGCGCAACGTTTGTTTAAAACGAATATGGCTATTGCAACTACCGGAAATGCTGGTCCGTCTAAAGGAGATGCTGATGTTGAAGTTGGAACAGTTTGTATGGCCATTGTGTCTAAATTCGGAAATAAAACATTTACTTTTAATTTCGGACAACCTCGTGAAAAGGTTGTAGATTCTGCGGTTAATAAAGCTTTCGAAATTGTTCGAGAAGAAATTATTAAAAACATTTCCTGA
- the rpmB gene encoding 50S ribosomal protein L28 produces MSRVCQITGKRAMVGNNVSHAMNKTKRKFSVNLVKKRFYIVEEDRWVTLKLSTSALKTINKNGIAAVLKDAKAKGLMK; encoded by the coding sequence ATGTCAAGAGTTTGTCAAATCACAGGTAAGAGAGCGATGGTTGGAAACAACGTATCTCACGCAATGAACAAAACTAAGAGAAAGTTTTCTGTAAACTTAGTTAAAAAACGTTTCTACATCGTAGAAGAGGACAGATGGGTAACTTTAAAATTATCTACATCTGCATTAAAAACTATTAACAAGAACGGTATTGCTGCTGTATTGAAAGATGCAAAAGCAAAAGGATTAATGAAATAA
- a CDS encoding DUF4295 domain-containing protein — protein sequence MAKKTVATLQGASKKLTKAIKMVKSPKTGAYTFVESVMAPELVADFLKKK from the coding sequence ATGGCAAAGAAAACCGTAGCAACATTACAAGGAGCTTCTAAGAAGTTAACCAAAGCTATTAAAATGGTTAAATCTCCAAAAACTGGAGCTTATACTTTCGTTGAGTCAGTTATGGCTCCTGAATTAGTAGCAGATTTCTTAAAAAAGAAATAA
- the pepT gene encoding peptidase T, giving the protein MQHIINRFISYVTVDTESDPNSETTPSTAKQWDLANQIVEELKQIGLEDVTIDDNAYIMATVPSNVDFEVPTIGFIAHFDTSPDFTGANVKPQIVENYDGKDIVLNKDLNIVLSPSYFEDLLLYKGQTLITTDGTTLLGADDKAGITEIVSAMEHLIKNPEIKHGKIRIGFTPDEEIGRGAHKFDVAKFGADYAYTMDGSQIGELEYENFNAAGVKLLFKGKSVHPGYAKGKMINSMLLANKFISKLPKKEVPEKTTGYEGFFHVNHIQGSIEETEVQLIIRDHSMKIYKERKKLIEKMVKKFNKKYASKFGEDIVVAEINDQYFNMKEKVQPVMHIVHIAEQAMKDLGIKPLIKAIRGGTDGSQLSYMGLPCPNIFAGGHNFHGKYEYVPVESLVKATEVIVRIAELTTQRAEQEK; this is encoded by the coding sequence ATGCAACACATCATAAATCGTTTCATCAGCTACGTAACGGTTGATACCGAATCAGACCCAAATTCTGAAACTACACCTAGTACAGCAAAACAATGGGATTTAGCAAATCAAATCGTTGAAGAATTAAAACAAATTGGTTTAGAAGACGTAACCATTGACGACAACGCTTACATTATGGCAACTGTTCCAAGTAATGTTGATTTTGAAGTTCCGACTATTGGATTCATCGCTCACTTTGATACAAGTCCAGATTTTACAGGAGCAAATGTAAAACCGCAAATCGTAGAAAATTACGACGGAAAAGATATCGTTTTAAATAAAGATTTAAACATTGTTTTATCGCCATCATATTTCGAAGATTTATTATTATACAAAGGTCAAACATTAATCACTACAGACGGAACAACACTTTTAGGTGCTGATGATAAAGCTGGTATTACAGAAATTGTTTCGGCAATGGAGCATTTAATTAAAAATCCAGAAATCAAACACGGAAAAATCAGAATCGGATTTACACCTGATGAAGAAATTGGACGTGGCGCACATAAATTCGATGTAGCTAAATTTGGAGCTGATTACGCATATACGATGGATGGTAGTCAGATTGGAGAATTAGAATACGAAAACTTTAATGCAGCTGGAGTTAAATTACTTTTCAAAGGTAAAAGCGTTCACCCAGGTTATGCAAAAGGTAAAATGATAAATTCGATGTTACTTGCTAACAAATTCATCAGTAAATTACCTAAAAAAGAAGTTCCAGAAAAAACAACAGGTTACGAAGGTTTCTTCCACGTAAATCATATTCAAGGTTCTATCGAAGAAACAGAAGTTCAATTAATCATCCGCGACCACAGTATGAAAATTTACAAAGAACGCAAAAAATTAATTGAAAAAATGGTTAAGAAATTCAACAAAAAATACGCTTCTAAATTCGGAGAAGATATTGTTGTTGCCGAAATCAACGACCAATATTTCAACATGAAAGAAAAAGTTCAACCAGTTATGCACATTGTACATATTGCAGAACAAGCAATGAAAGATTTAGGCATCAAACCTTTAATCAAAGCAATTCGTGGCGGTACAGACGGTTCTCAACTTTCATACATGGGATTACCTTGTCCGAATATTTTTGCAGGAGGACATAATTTCCACGGAAAATACGAATATGTTCCGGTTGAAAGTTTAGTAAAAGCTACAGAAGTAATTGTTCGTATTGCTGAATTAACAACTCAAAGAGCAGAACAAGAAAAATAA
- the cysS gene encoding cysteine--tRNA ligase, whose protein sequence is MFYKNNTLKIYNSLSGQKEVFTPIHEGKIGMYVCGPTVYNYVHLGNCRTFISFDLVFRYLKHLGYQVRYVRNITDVGHIVDDADSGEDKIAKKARLEQVEPMEIAQKYTVNFHNILKQFNNLPPSIEPTATGHIIEQIHIIEGIIANGYAYEVNGSVYFDILKFNEDYNYGELSGRNIEDMISNTRDLDGQSDKRNPLDFALWKKAEPEHIMRWPSPWGDGFPGWHLECTAMSTKYLGKHFDIHGGGMDLKFPHHECEIAQNEACTGNSPVNYWMHANMLTLNGKKMAKSTGNNILPQELFTGENTILSKAFSPSVVRFFILQAHYRSILDFSDEAISASEKGFYRLIEALRNLKDIKPSETSTVDVQSWKQKCYDAMNDDFNSPILIAHLFDAVKMINLLKEQKETISKSDLEILSTTLNAFVFDVLGLVDETQESGKTTNKLEEVVDLLISMRNEARANKNFALSDEIRDKLLEIGIQLKDGKEGTSFTL, encoded by the coding sequence ATGTTTTACAAAAACAACACCTTAAAAATTTACAATTCGCTTAGCGGACAAAAAGAAGTTTTTACTCCTATACATGAAGGAAAAATAGGAATGTATGTTTGTGGACCAACGGTTTACAACTATGTACATTTAGGTAATTGTAGAACATTTATTTCTTTTGATTTAGTTTTCAGATATTTAAAACATTTAGGATATCAAGTTCGTTACGTCCGTAACATTACAGATGTTGGTCATATTGTTGACGATGCAGATTCTGGCGAAGATAAAATCGCTAAAAAAGCACGTTTAGAACAAGTTGAACCAATGGAAATTGCTCAAAAATACACCGTGAATTTTCATAATATTTTAAAGCAATTTAATAATTTACCTCCAAGTATTGAACCTACTGCAACTGGACATATTATTGAACAAATTCATATTATCGAAGGAATCATAGCAAACGGATATGCTTATGAAGTAAACGGTTCTGTATATTTTGATATTTTAAAATTCAACGAGGATTACAATTACGGTGAACTTAGCGGAAGAAATATCGAAGATATGATTTCGAATACACGCGATTTAGACGGACAATCAGATAAGAGAAATCCGCTTGATTTTGCGTTATGGAAAAAAGCAGAACCTGAACATATCATGCGTTGGCCTTCGCCTTGGGGAGATGGTTTTCCAGGTTGGCATTTAGAATGTACAGCCATGAGTACAAAATATTTAGGTAAACATTTTGATATTCACGGTGGCGGAATGGATTTAAAATTCCCACATCACGAATGTGAAATTGCTCAAAACGAAGCTTGTACAGGTAATTCACCTGTAAACTATTGGATGCACGCAAACATGCTTACTTTAAACGGTAAAAAAATGGCAAAATCTACGGGTAACAACATTCTTCCACAAGAATTATTTACCGGAGAAAATACTATTTTAAGCAAAGCATTTTCACCTTCGGTAGTTCGTTTCTTTATACTTCAAGCACATTACAGAAGTATTCTAGATTTTTCTGACGAAGCCATTTCAGCATCTGAAAAAGGGTTTTACAGATTAATAGAAGCTTTAAGAAATTTAAAAGACATCAAACCAAGTGAAACTTCGACAGTTGATGTTCAGTCTTGGAAACAAAAATGTTACGATGCCATGAATGACGATTTTAATAGTCCGATTTTAATCGCACATTTGTTTGATGCTGTTAAAATGATAAATCTTTTAAAAGAGCAAAAAGAAACCATATCAAAGTCTGATTTAGAAATTTTATCAACTACTTTAAATGCTTTTGTTTTTGATGTTTTAGGATTGGTTGACGAAACTCAAGAATCAGGTAAAACAACTAACAAATTAGAAGAAGTTGTTGATTTACTAATTAGCATGCGAAACGAAGCTCGTGCAAACAAAAACTTTGCTTTATCTGACGAAATCAGAGATAAACTTCTTGAAATTGGAATTCAATTAAAAGACGGAAAAGAAGGTACTTCTTTCACTTTATAA
- the folE gene encoding GTP cyclohydrolase I FolE — translation MCKSDMFNDELGENHIGTSDHTPLRADAFDRTDDEKIESIRKDFENILTTLGMDLTDDSLKGTPKRVAKMFVKEIFGGLNPEKKPSASTFDNKYKYGEMLVEKNIVVYSTCEHHLLPIVGRAHVAYISNGTVVGLSKMNRIVDYYAKRPQVQERLTIQIVEELKKVLGTENVACVIDAKHLCVNSRGIRDIESSTVTAEFGGLFKEEKTRRELLDYIKLDTQF, via the coding sequence ATGTGCAAGTCAGATATGTTTAACGATGAACTAGGAGAAAACCATATTGGTACTAGTGACCACACTCCTTTAAGAGCGGATGCTTTTGATCGTACAGATGATGAAAAAATAGAATCTATAAGAAAAGATTTCGAAAATATTTTAACTACTTTAGGAATGGACCTTACTGACGACAGTTTAAAAGGTACACCAAAACGTGTTGCAAAAATGTTCGTGAAAGAAATTTTTGGAGGATTGAATCCAGAAAAAAAACCAAGCGCTTCTACATTTGATAACAAATATAAATATGGAGAAATGCTTGTTGAAAAAAACATTGTAGTTTATTCAACATGTGAACACCATTTATTACCAATCGTTGGTCGTGCTCACGTAGCTTACATTTCTAACGGAACGGTAGTTGGTTTATCAAAAATGAATCGAATTGTAGATTATTATGCCAAACGTCCACAAGTTCAAGAACGTTTAACCATTCAGATTGTTGAAGAGTTGAAAAAAGTTCTAGGAACAGAAAACGTAGCTTGTGTAATTGACGCAAAACACCTTTGTGTAAACTCTCGTGGAATTCGCGATATCGAAAGTTCAACAGTAACTGCAGAATTCGGAGGCTTATTTAAAGAAGAAAAAACAAGAAGAGAACTTTTAGATTACATTAAATTAGACACACAATTCTAA
- a CDS encoding flagellar motor protein MotB yields MRKIVLYPTLTLMSALVLTSCVSKKQHAALQSEYSEMGKKYHQTQLELTEARTRITSLESLLAAERANNESLKKQFESLQGVLDKSISQGNVNISKLVDEINSSNKYIKHLVEAKSKSDSLNMILTNNLTRSLSQDELKDVDIKVIKGVVYVSLDDNMLYKSGSYEISQTAEKTLTKVAKIINDYKDFEVLVEGNTDNQPITRENIRNNWDLSALRASSVVQALQNKFGVDPKRLTAAGRGQFSPIATNDTPAGRAKNRRTQIIITPKLDQFMELIDQAPKN; encoded by the coding sequence ATGAGAAAAATTGTTTTATATCCAACATTGACTTTAATGTCTGCTTTGGTTTTAACAAGTTGTGTGAGTAAAAAACAACACGCTGCGTTACAAAGTGAATATTCAGAAATGGGTAAAAAATATCATCAAACGCAATTAGAGCTTACTGAGGCTAGAACTAGAATAACTAGTTTAGAATCTCTTTTAGCAGCTGAAAGAGCTAATAACGAGAGTTTGAAAAAACAATTTGAGTCGTTACAAGGTGTTTTAGATAAAAGTATTTCTCAAGGTAACGTAAACATTTCTAAATTAGTTGATGAAATTAATTCATCAAACAAATACATCAAACATTTAGTAGAAGCTAAAAGTAAAAGCGACTCTTTAAACATGATTTTAACGAACAATTTAACGCGATCTTTAAGCCAAGACGAGTTAAAAGATGTTGATATCAAAGTTATCAAAGGTGTAGTTTACGTTTCTTTAGATGATAATATGTTATACAAATCTGGTAGTTATGAAATTTCTCAAACTGCAGAAAAAACATTAACTAAAGTTGCTAAAATCATCAACGATTACAAAGATTTTGAAGTACTTGTAGAAGGAAATACAGACAACCAACCTATTACACGCGAAAACATCAGAAACAACTGGGATTTAAGTGCTTTAAGAGCTTCTTCTGTTGTTCAAGCTTTACAAAACAAATTTGGTGTTGATCCAAAACGTTTAACTGCAGCAGGTAGAGGTCAGTTTAGCCCAATTGCTACAAACGATACGCCAGCAGGAAGAGCTAAAAACAGACGTACACAAATCATTATTACGCCTAAGTTAGATCAGTTCATGGAATTGATTGACCAAGCTCCTAAAAATTAA
- the kynU gene encoding kynureninase, producing the protein MTFENSREFAQQLDAQDALAKYRNEFNFPKVNGKKTIYFTGNSLGLQPKSAKTYIDEVMTDWADMAVEGHFFADKPWWDYHERFSKPLSKVVGALPSEVTVMNTLTVNLHMMMVSFYQPTKKRFKIICEEKAFPSDQYLLQTQVKFHGFNPAETIVEVKRREGEHNLRNEDIIAKINEVGDELALVLIGGINYYTGQVLDMKAITEAGHKVGAFVGWDLAHAAGNIKLELHDWNVDFAAWCSYKYMNAGPGSVSGIFVHEKHHSNKDLPRFGGWYGHNKERRFLMEPNYDPNPGALGWQSSCTGVLAMAPYLASVEMFEEVGMEALFEKRDKITAYLEFIIEEIAKEVDGNFELITPKNLSERGSQLSVLLHGEGKSLFHYLMKEGVIVDWREPAVIRLAPVPLYSSYEEMYEFGQILKRGIQTK; encoded by the coding sequence ATGACTTTTGAAAATAGTCGTGAATTCGCGCAACAATTAGATGCTCAAGATGCATTAGCAAAATATAGAAATGAATTTAATTTTCCTAAAGTAAACGGAAAGAAAACAATTTATTTCACAGGAAATTCATTAGGATTACAACCAAAATCTGCAAAAACATACATTGATGAGGTAATGACCGATTGGGCAGATATGGCCGTTGAAGGACATTTTTTTGCAGACAAACCTTGGTGGGATTATCACGAGCGTTTTTCTAAACCATTGAGTAAAGTCGTTGGAGCATTGCCATCTGAAGTTACGGTAATGAATACACTAACTGTGAATTTACACATGATGATGGTATCATTTTATCAACCAACAAAAAAGAGATTTAAAATCATCTGTGAAGAAAAAGCTTTCCCAAGTGACCAATATTTATTACAAACACAAGTGAAGTTTCATGGATTTAATCCTGCTGAAACTATTGTAGAAGTAAAACGTAGAGAAGGTGAACATAACTTACGTAACGAAGATATTATTGCAAAAATAAATGAAGTAGGAGATGAGTTAGCTTTAGTTTTAATTGGTGGAATCAATTATTACACAGGTCAAGTTTTAGATATGAAAGCAATAACTGAAGCTGGGCATAAAGTTGGCGCTTTTGTAGGTTGGGATTTAGCACACGCTGCTGGAAATATCAAATTAGAATTGCATGATTGGAATGTTGATTTCGCTGCTTGGTGTTCGTATAAATATATGAATGCTGGGCCAGGAAGTGTTTCAGGTATTTTTGTACACGAAAAACATCATTCAAACAAAGATTTGCCACGTTTTGGTGGATGGTACGGGCACAACAAAGAGCGTCGTTTTTTAATGGAACCAAATTATGACCCGAATCCAGGTGCGTTAGGATGGCAAAGTTCATGTACAGGAGTTTTGGCAATGGCACCTTATTTGGCTTCTGTAGAAATGTTTGAAGAAGTTGGAATGGAAGCTTTATTTGAAAAACGCGATAAAATCACAGCTTATTTAGAGTTTATCATTGAAGAAATTGCTAAAGAAGTTGATGGGAATTTTGAATTAATCACACCTAAAAATCTATCAGAAAGAGGTTCACAATTATCTGTTTTGTTGCACGGCGAAGGAAAATCGTTATTCCATTATTTAATGAAAGAAGGTGTAATTGTAGATTGGAGAGAACCTGCAGTAATTCGATTAGCACCAGTTCCTTTATACTCTTCTTATGAAGAAATGTATGAATTTGGTCAAATCTTAAAAAGAGGAATTCAAACTAAATAA